cTAGCAGTGACAGAGCATTACCAGTGTTGCCTCTGTCATCCTCTCTGATATGCAGCTCCTTGTGTGCAGTGTGGAGTTCCAGCAGGTCCCTAAGTTCCTCCCGGTAGAGCTCCAAATAGGACACCCTCACCTCAGTTACAGCCCTGATGTTCTCAGCACTTCTCTCTCCCAGAAGAACAAACAGATCTGTTGCAACCTGACCAATAATCCCACTCTTCTCCTCTGGCAAAGACACTAACAAGGATAAGAGAGCAACTTCTTAAGTGAAAacacagttttgttttttgttttgcatttgccGCAAATCTTTCCTGCtcaatattattgtaatattcGTATCAGAAAGCCTCTCAATGCTCTTGTTATCCTCCGGTCAATTAGTAAAGTTAAGCGCATTTATTTAACTTACCGATATGTCCCCCACCGAGAGTGTACGTCTTCCCAGACCCAGTTTGTCCGTATGCGAAAACCGTAGCATTGTAGCCGTCAACGAGTGATGCAACCAGGGGTTTGACACAGGACTCGTAAACCTGAGCCTGCGATGCGGTCGGTCCAAATGCGTGATCAAAACAAAAGGTTCGATCGCTACCCAGAATCACCTGTGCGCCATCATTcaccacgcgcacacacacctgatGGTTGTGGAGCACTTCTTTAGGAAGCAGCGGTCTAACCCGAACGGCAACACGAACACACACCTCTCCCATAACCGAACGCCGGTGACGCCGATACTGGATAAAACAAGTGTCTAGTGTGTCTAGCTAGATTTAATATAAAATTTCACTCAAAAACGATCTTTACCTTATGAAGGCATGTTTGGAAACAGTCTGCTTGAGTTGACCACTTCGCCAAACACGGTTCTTTCATTTCGGACGAATCTAAGTTTAAGtgcattgtttatttaaaaaagaaaagttaaCCACTTCTTAAGCAACTGTTTTTCCAGATCGACTTCTAACCGTTTAGTTGTCTCTCGAGAGTTGCTATGGATACCAGCGATAAGTCAAAGAAAGCACGCGCTTTCTGTCGATGAAAACACACCATGGTAAAAGGCCCAGTCCACTGCAACAGCACCACGCGATGGCGTGGCCGAGCTGCTGCAGATTAATTCAATGcttccaaatatattttttccctaTTAATCTGTGCACATAAATATGTGGAATTAATTAAAGTAATCTAGCAggaaaaaaatgctaaacagATTTTCAGGTTaaggacaaaacaaaatgttgatgtcattgttctttaattattaaaatggtCAACAGTTTCTCTGTGTAGCCCTGTCAGTAATATATGCAGCGTGTGTGATGTATGGGAATGTGGGCCATCTCTTTATGGTGCTGCTTGGCATAAGGCCACAGAAAGAAGTCAATGACAGCAGAGTTGATATTGCAGCTTTGGCCATCTCGCTCTCTAACCAGACTGCAAAGGTGGTGGTTGATCCTCTCCACACACCAGATAGAGCAGCCACGAATCTCTACCTCTCTTCGGTCACCTGAACTGAGCAACTCACctgaaagagaaaggaaaagttTAAGCagctaacacacagacacacatgtagaGGGGAGAAAAGACTAACCGTTCCTCAAGGTCTCCATCAGAGTGTTTGAGTAGCGTAATGCCCCCAGATGGACTAGAGCCTGTGGTACTCTGTAGTCAGCAAACATGGTGAGGAAGTCCAGGTTTGGGatgtccccctctcccctggCTTCCATGATGCCCCAGAAATCTGCCACTAGAATCTGAGCTCGCTTGTAGAAAGAGATCCTCTTGCCCTAAGGTAAACAATTGAGACAGTTCCATTAACAATAGACACTCTCACACAGAGAATGCTTACACAaccacagacaaatacacattCACCATTTATGTACATAGACAATGGCGATTCATCTGCCATTCATTAATTTCACGATTCATGGTTGGAGCCTAATCACCTCAAGAGCTAAAAAGATGGGACTGCAATACTATTTCTGGACAGAAGGGGGACCTCTGGGACTACACTTCCCCATTGTCACCTAGACTAAACGTAGAACCGTGTAGAATGCCTGCATGTCACTGTATATCATTAGTATGGTTATGCATGTGTAGCATAcggtatttttgtatttgaaaaacgttttcctctcctccttccccaggAGACCAATTCTGTATTAATCCAACAGCAGCTGGGGCTCATTTGTTAAGCCAAATGGgtagtttgtgttttgtgtctgaCCTTGTAAGTGGCCTCATCCCTGTATGAGGGCAGCTTTTCCACAATGAGCTCCACCATCTTCTGCGCGTCACTCCCAGCTGGGCTTATGAAACTCCGGAAGCTTCCTCCGTTCTGTAGGAGCACATGCCCCCCCTCTGTAAGGACACGGTGACGCTCCTCAAGCATTGGCATGGGTGTGTCGTTGTCAGAGCGCAAGACGTGGCCCAACTCCTCAACACTCATCTGGGAGAAATAGGACGGTTCGGTGATGGGAATACCTGTAGGAGGTATCTTAATTTAGCCTGGCTTATATAGTGTAGGTCATTAGAAATGCTACTGAAATATGTGCTGAGAAACTGAACAGTTATTTTTATGGGCAAGAATGTTATTTACTTTCATCATTTGTTCATACATGCATTCTACAAATGAAAGCAGTGCAGAGTTAAAACCACTGAACATGTGCATGAATGTACAGGCAATCAGTGCCGAGCAGTGTGGGAGGACAGGCAGCCCCACATGGAACAGATAAGACTGTAGCGCTCACCCTCTTCCATTGCTCTAGTGATTGCAGCACAGAGGGTCATGTAACCACGGTAGGTGACCATGCGGTAGGTCACCTCACACTGCTGGTCTTCCTGATCGGGCCAGAAGGAGAAGTTCATTGTGTCGACCACAAATACCCAATTCAGTGCCTGGTCGGATGTAGGGGAAGGCGCCAAGGGGTTGGCCTTCTTCCACCCACTTGCTGTGAGCTCCTCACTCTTCCTCAGGGCAAATAGCATCTCAGCCAGCCTCTGCatgccctcctcctccacaaacacatcctgaCTGTGTTCCGCCACAAATCGTCCAGACTCACGGGGGTTCAGAGGGGCCTCCATCCGACCTGCAACTATAAATAGTAGTtacatcattttaatttaacattatACCTCACAAACCCTTTGTCTATATCCACTAAAATACAACATAGTATATTAAAGTTAAAAGGGGACTGTACAATTTTATACATAACACCAGCATACAAGTGTAACCCTGTTCAAAACCACCTTCACGCTGGTatagaaaaatatgtaaaacagacatggcaaaatacatttgattggtccTGAGTGACGTTTTCTCTTCCCTCTTTTTATGAGGAaagatattttatatatatatccagtcccagtcaaaagtttggacatacTGACTCATTTAAAGGTACTTCactatttttactattttccacactgtaaaaTAATAGCCACaatatcaaaactatgaaatgacaGAAATAGAATTATGTGTAACCAAAAAAGtgctaaaatacatttcatactgTAGATTCTTCAGAGTACCCACCCTTTGCATTCTCTTAAcaagcttcatgaggtagtcacctgggtGTCTTTTTTGGTTTACTATATGATTGCATGTGTAATTTCATAGTTTGAGGTCTTCACgtgaaaaatagtaaaaaaacaGTCCAGCACTCCTtatgtaatggcccatctcctggtgtGTCCTCCATGCTCCTTGCACCaaaacattgattcacaatcggctatgcttcctaactggacagatatCCCTGAactttaactgacttggtgtcatactgtgacgattacgtgttcccttaactTTTTTGAGCATTGTATATTAAAAAGCACCTCCGTTAACGACCTGCCAATAATTATTTGCCCGTAGTAATTCATACTTGAGTCTGTGGCAGGATGTTTCTCCAGACTAACTAATAACCCCATAATGTGAAATTAGTATTGACAATTCGAGCTACATGTAGAACTTCTACGTTAATTGTTGACTATAGTTAATAGTCTCCAAACTCTTCGATTACTCCTATATAAAAGAACACGTAGAGGTGCAAAGGTGGACTACTGCAGGCTACACTGTACATGGTCGCACGTTTCAAATGTAGTACTATTGGATTTATGAAGAAAACGTATGTTCAAGAAAACCAAATAATGTCCACGAGTATGAAATGTCTTTTTAACATACCCGATATATCAGAGCCTAC
This portion of the Esox lucius isolate fEsoLuc1 chromosome 13, fEsoLuc1.pri, whole genome shotgun sequence genome encodes:
- the c13h9orf64 gene encoding queuosine salvage protein, which produces MEAPLNPRESGRFVAEHSQDVFVEEEGMQRLAEMLFALRKSEELTASGWKKANPLAPSPTSDQALNWVFVVDTMNFSFWPDQEDQQCEVTYRMVTYRGYMTLCAAITRAMEEGIPITEPSYFSQMSVEELGHVLRSDNDTPMPMLEERHRVLTEGGHVLLQNGGSFRSFISPAGSDAQKMVELIVEKLPSYRDEATYKGKRISFYKRAQILVADFWGIMEARGEGDIPNLDFLTMFADYRVPQALVHLGALRYSNTLMETLRNGELLSSGDRREVEIRGCSIWCVERINHHLCSLVRERDGQSCNINSAVIDFFLWPYAKQHHKEMAHIPIHHTRCIYY